The Lycium barbarum isolate Lr01 chromosome 4, ASM1917538v2, whole genome shotgun sequence nucleotide sequence TTTTCCTTCCATCAAAACCATCCGGCAACCACGTGGTTTGTGCTGATTGGTCCTTCCTCACTACCCAAATGAAAGGAACACTCGAACCCTCTAGAGCTTTCGCGATTTCAGTGAGTTGAACGACTGGAAATCTAACCGTGCTCCCGAAAGAGACATAGAGTACCGATTTATGCCTCTGCTCATTCAACCAATCTACAACAGCACATGAGTTATTTTCATCAGCGTCATTAATTAGTTCTTTTCTTCGGATTAATTTGGAAGCAAAATGAGAGATCGGACCAATATGCCAACATTTGGCCATTTTCTTTGTCTTTTGATAGTAGTCAGCGTAGGCAGGTTCTAGCTCGTAAAAAGTGTCGTGAACCATGCCGTAGCTTCGTTCTTCAGAATCTCGGATTTGATCGACCAATTCATCATAAAGATTCCTCTCATCCTCAGGCTTTCTTAGATCCTCTGTAAGTTGAGATAGCTTGAACTCTATCTTATCTGGTAAACCAGGAACTAAGAAATTAGTACTACTATTACTAATTTGCTTGTGAGGTTTGTAAAGCTTAAGATTGTGTAGAATGGAGTTGTACATATAGCTGGACTGGTTGAACAAGAGCCTTGGGATCTTGAGTTCTTGAGCAATATCGACAGTCCAAGGGAAGTACATATCAGAAAAGATACAATCGGGACGGATTTCACGAATTTTGTCTTCCATTGGTttttgaagaagaaaaatggCATAAAATACTTTGGGAGACATTTCAGGTGAAGAGACAGTACTGAAGTTCTCGATACCTTCAGGCAAGCCAACTTCAGTGGAAGGGAACCTAAGAGTCTCGATACAGATATTGTCAATGGAAGATTGGAATAGGATGGCGTTGTGGTGGGTAGTGAGGATGGTGACATGGACACCGTGATAGGCGAATAGCCTGGCAGTGTTAACTAACGGGATGATATGACCAGTGGCAAAGTAAGGAAGGAAGAGGACGTGTAGTTGATTGTGATCCATAGCTGCAAATGGCTACTAGAAGAATGTTGTTGTCTGAACTTTGGAACGGAACTGCAGCTTTGGGAAGAGCAGGCGTCGTGGTTGACTTAACAAGATGCTTGCTTAACGTTACCTACCATGTAGGGAATATTTTAGGTAACTAAGGCTATTTATCCACAAGAATTTATTAGTGTAGCTTCGTATTTACCGAAATATTTGTATCGAAAGCTGGATTGGGTGGAATTTGTCCATTTAGCCTTTTATTTTGGGTTAAAAAGAGAGTTTACTTATCaaattaagaaataattaattttaatctTTCAGATTTACCCCTAGTAAATATTATGTGATTAAatttcaatacctatttaattaggacagtttagtcaaattatctattttttgtaggagttagtattttcttaaggggtgtgtaaaTGGTTAAGTGAACACTCCTTTTTATCCGGATAGAGTATGATGGAGGAGTAAacaattaatttattattttcttcTATTATAGTGCTCCCTTCGTCTCAAAATAAACGTCATTTTGGGGAAAAAGTTTGTCCCAAAATagatagtactccctccgtcacaatttaagtgttttagtttaactaggcataaagtttaagaaataaaaaaaaaacttttaaatctttggtcttaaactaaagatgtgtCTAATGTATTAAACTGTTTTTTGAATCTTATGATTATAAACTTGTCATGCAGGATGCTTGAATTAtctattaaatataaaaagagacactctttttggtacaaactaaaaagaaaagtaaaacacttaaattgaaaTAGATGTATTATCACTTTAGAAACTCaagccaaaaaaataatatttatatccAACTATATTCTTATATTAAAAAACTATTTCTTATTAATAATGCTTAATTCTTTAGAAACAGTAAAAGTAACCTAATAAACtatactatttttattttttatttttataagctTGAAATAAGCTAAAACAATGCTTAATTCCGGGACCAAGAAAGTATTTCTATTAGAGTTAGTCGTCTAGTGCCAATTATGAGATATTAAGATTTAATTCTCCTATCCATAAAGTATAGGAATTTATATATATGCAGAAAAGAGAGAGGGAAATAGTGATCAGACCGCTAAGGAGCCATGATCTGTTAGGTAGGCGTGGCATCAAACTGGAAGTTGGACGTTGCATGGTGGCCACGTGAAAGTTCTCATGGATATACATAATACATAACTGCCTTTAATTTATCTTCTGTTTATAGATCCTATACCTTAAATAAACTTATTGCAAAAGATAACAGCTTCAAGCTCAAAAACACTGAGTAGTTTTATCTCGGACGTACGAAGAGATGCATTCGGTAAAGGAGAAAGCAAGCAACGCAGCTTCAGCAGCCAAGGAACATGTTGACATCTTCAAAGCAAAAACTGAAGAAAAGGTCTCAATTCTAGTACTtattttcaatgtttgtatagTAGTACTAATACTCTTTTCTTTCATTTGTAGCTTCATACCATTAAAAAGAATAAGAATTAGGTATAAAAATTGTCATTAAACAATCTGTAGTTAATATATGTTGCAAATCTTACGAAAAATACTTGATTTCTCGAACAATTTCatagcttgaggcatgtcaattaagacagTGTCCTTAAGAATATTTCACCCGATATAGGTGTATtctcaggattcaacaagctcttctagtacaaaactaggagccagaattTAACAAAAATTTATGTAATATTATAAAACCCAGCAAAAGAAAACTAGGAGGAAGAAAACATGCTGATGTATTCTCACTTTTTCTTCTCAAAAAGAAAAACTTAAGAATGCATATATAGGCTATGATGAATATTCATGCAATATTGATAGCTAATTTAATAGCCCAAGAAAACGTGTACTGCCATCTCTTTGTCTCATAGCAAGTAACGTTTTACCATAATGGTATAGACATTCAATTGCACTAATTAAGGGAGGAATATGAATGAAGATTGACCAACAATAAAACTGATTACGGTTTTTGCTTTAAACCTTATTATAATGACTAATTAAGGGGCTGGTCATAAATTGAATAAATAATCAGACCCATATTTGAATGATATAATTAGGATAAACTAAATATTAAGAGAATGAACATTATTTTGGTAAGAATGAATTTGGACACTTCCATTTGAGATATTACATTCATTTTCTCAACAATATGATCTTTTGATTATTCATCATTAAATAGAATTAGAAAGATTTGGTCTTTAATTAACAACAGAAGTTGTCTGTTGCTAATTTCTATATTTTTTGTAGTGGTATTTAGTTTGCTgctctctccgtttcaatttgtttgtcttaattTGCTGCATGGAGTTTAAATAAAGAAGATTTTCAAATTTTGGTTTAAACTACAGATTTGTGTAATGGACCAAATGTCATTTGAATCTGTCTAGAGAGTTACTAAAGTTACTACTAAATATACAAAGTGACAAACAAACAAATTGCAAGATGATGGGGGTAACTATGGGGTAAAGAGTTACTAAATATTGAAAGTGACGGTTCTTTTTTAAAGAGACAAACAAGTTTGAGGGATTAATATATGATGTATAAGTGTTGCAGGCAGAGAAGGCAGAAGCAAGGACAAAGGAagagaaggacatagcagaagaAAGAAGGAAAGCAAAAGAAGCAGAGGCTAAAATGGAGCTTCATGAATCAAAGGCTGGACATGCTGGGGAGAAGTTGGAAGGGAagcatgctcatcatcatatggGGCATGCAATTGGAGGCCTCCATGGATCTGCTCCTTACACTGCCATTCCGGATACTGCTACCAACCCTCTTGGAGGTCACCATCATGGCCACCCCAAGACTTTTTAATTAATGTATAGTGGTAATTAATTGGTGTGGTTTACTAGTTATGTTTTGAATCAGATTTCTTAGTTTGTGTTTTTTGTAACATGTAATAGGACTTTATCCATGCTCGTGTCAGTGCAAATGttatgttacgggctgccttcattgtgccttggcgcccgtaACCCTGCATGCCCCGAGCGGGCCAAACGAGTGTCAGCCGCGCTGGCAGTGCCAAccgcacaggcagtgccagcccacaggcaaTGTCAGCcacacaggcagtgtcagccccgCAGACAGTGTCAGCCGTGCGGTGCACCAACATGGGTTCCGACGGACCGGAgtccacaatcatcatagatatgCCCCATTGCATATCCTAAGAGTAGCGAGGAAGTTCAGCAAGGATCTGAGATAAGCCCACGGGTCGTCGACGCACGAGCGACCccgtgcgagcctgagtgtcagtcccgagcATTTCCGAGCCAcagatggaatcttgggatttcgggtgaacacacccttcctaggatgttattgaatatgcttaccaagtttggcgtcatttgaacatcatttacccaagggcttgacttagccaaggagcagtgtcagtgtcaaAGCTCCTAAGGCCATATCGCGTTCCACGAGCATGGgaatgagatgaaacttcatggaggaagtcaagagaaagagttaggaacagacggcgcttcatttggagttcgaatcatcaagaaagaccaagtgtgattctcgggcagaatcatgtccagtgctaaaccttgggcttttctttttaaagcatatataaggggggcagaggtgtctcagctcagccagcctcccccgtgcgtgctaCCATCAAGCCGTACTAAGTGAGCATCCTTGGGGGACAACcccaagggcctgcctaggcatccccaatggatcctaggtacccatacgagtcacgcaactctatgggcggcgctcggccacaggccagcgttgggcgcccaacgaaggccggaggcttgacgtatggaCCGACCATGCCCTGCGGTCTATCCTTAAGAATGAGAAAGCCCTCCGTGCCGATTGAACACTCGAGGGACCTCTCCTAAGAGACtcgtgtgttgacttgtgagcttggctcatGTTCAGTCTAGCGAGCAAGGGTTCGTTGGCCTAGATGTGCAGTCGTGGGGCGACACTGCACCATGCAAGACGGAAGTATGTCGCGAGGGCCACATTTAGCAAAGCCTCATCATAGGCATACTACAAAGGACACACATGACACAGGCCAAGGATTCAAGAGTTGCCCTACTCAGGTGTCGCACCGCTCAGGTGCACAGGTGCCAGACCGGTGTCAAGCCTGAGGATTGGACTGTGCGCGCACCAGCGTCGCTCAGCACCAGGCGAGGGACTGtcatgtccgtagccaaccccAGGTGGGAGTGCAGGCAAAGACCCAACATAT carries:
- the LOC132635275 gene encoding nuatigenin 3-beta-glucosyltransferase-like, which gives rise to MDHNQLHVLFLPYFATGHIIPLVNTARLFAYHGVHVTILTTHHNAILFQSSIDNICIETLRFPSTEVGLPEGIENFSTVSSPEMSPKVFYAIFLLQKPMEDKIREIRPDCIFSDMYFPWTVDIAQELKIPRLLFNQSSYMYNSILHNLKLYKPHKQISNSSTNFLVPGLPDKIEFKLSQLTEDLRKPEDERNLYDELVDQIRDSEERSYGMVHDTFYELEPAYADYYQKTKKMAKCWHIGPISHFASKLIRRKELINDADENNSCAVVDWLNEQRHKSVLYVSFGSTVRFPVVQLTEIAKALEGSSVPFIWVVRKDQSAQTTWLPDGFDGRKKGLIIRGWAPQLTILEHSAIRGFMTHCGWNSVLEAIVAGVPLLTWPVFAEQFYNEKLVEVVGLGVKVGAEVCNLEGTAICPVIGSEKIKKAIEQLMSDSEESQKIREKAMDMSKMAKNATEEGGSSWNNLTVLIDDIKNFASSSST
- the LOC132635279 gene encoding late embryogenesis abundant protein 6-like produces the protein MHSVKEKASNAASAAKEHVDIFKAKTEEKAEKAEARTKEEKDIAEERRKAKEAEAKMELHESKAGHAGEKLEGKHAHHHMGHAIGGLHGSAPYTAIPDTATNPLGGHHHGHPKTF